ACGGATTTACACGTTTAAAATCAGACGGATGGTCTTAAAAAACACACTATGGAAGTATTTATAATATATATTTGGAATTAAATTTAAAAGCGGGTACTTTTTTACACATGATCTTTTCATTGGATGAAAGGATGTCAGATTTCGACAATCAAATATCACCACAAAAAAATCTACCACATTATATCACATATGGATATATTAGCATGATCCAACATCAAACAAGAACAATTTGCTATTCGCAAGGGTTCAAGTCCTCATATATTTCGCTACAATCGGAAAAACAGCCTTCATAGAGTGATGTTCTCACACTCCAGCCAACGCCTTAAATCGTAGCACATACAATACCCCCAACCCTTAGAAACACAAACATAACAGAAAAAATTGCAAAAAATAATAGGGAATTTCTTCATTTTTAAGAGAATAATGTTATTGAAAGAGTTGAAAGAAAGATAAAATTCAAATCCAATGCACATATTCAAAAGATCATAGCCACCAAATACTAGAAAAAATAGTACCACTATCCACTATATCATCATTCACAGCTAAAAATTAATGAAAAACATTAAAAAAAATTGAATCTATTAATTGAAGCTTCAACTGCATTTCAATGAGAATATTTTAATATTCTAAAAATAAATAATGAAAATGAAATTATCCAGTATTATTACTCATCGTTAATTGAAATTGAAGTTATTACAAGAGATTATAGAAGGGATCAAAGGGAAGTTTAATAATATGACCAAATATTCTATAGAAGTCGCTGTAATTATCAGCATAATAGTTTACCTCATCCTACCATTTATTGGAATTAAGGGAATAGCTCAAATAATTATAATGGGATTCGTGGCAACTTACATTACTGTAACCGAAAAAACCAGTTACAAAATTGGAGCAATAGCTGCAGGTGCCATAGGAACATTATTTGCATTTTACAGCTTCTTCACAGGGCCGGATTTACCTTACCAACTTCCAAATCCCCTCCAACTGGGTTTAGGAGTAGCTGTAGACAGTTTCTTCACCATCATCATGGGGCTCATTATTTCAATTCTTATATACGTTGCTTTAGGTGCAATTGGAGGATACATCGCTGAACTCTTCCTTTCAGATAAAAAACCTAAAAAACAAGCTCCAAAAAAACACAGAAGGGATTTAAACAGGGTTGAGTACTTCTAATCCATTTTTTTATGATCCTTTTCTAACTTATAATTTTTAATTCATTTTAATTCTAAATTTATACAAGCTTTATAAAAGCATGGTGAAACTGATAATTATTCAAAGAGGTATACTTTCAAAAAAAAAACCTTAAAATAATCAGTTACTCAAACGCGTGATCATATGAAGAATATTGTTGTTGTAGGATCTGGTGCTGGTGGAGCAACCGTTGCCAGAGAACTATCTAAAAAAGGCGTAAATGTTACATTACTTGAAAAAGGACCCTTTATTAAGCCTAAAAAGGCTTAC
This genomic stretch from Methanobacterium aggregans harbors:
- a CDS encoding DUF5518 domain-containing protein — translated: MTKYSIEVAVIISIIVYLILPFIGIKGIAQIIIMGFVATYITVTEKTSYKIGAIAAGAIGTLFAFYSFFTGPDLPYQLPNPLQLGLGVAVDSFFTIIMGLIISILIYVALGAIGGYIAELFLSDKKPKKQAPKKHRRDLNRVEYF